From the Corynebacterium zhongnanshanii genome, the window GAACCGAGTGGCGGGCTTGTGGTGTATCCGGATATCGGATCCGTAAATGCATCCCATCGTCATTGGTGACAAACCATGCCATCACGCCATTAGTCTTGATATCTGCAGATACATGCTGAGGCTCTAATCCTGGCTCGATATCGACTGGAAGTTTTCGATTGTCCAGCCAGGACAGTGCGAACATTCCATCGGTTGGGGGCATCGCACCACCCCACGGTTCCATAATCGGCGCAAGAGGATAGGACCCTAGCTGGATAGATTCTCGGATAGCCTCCTTGACCCGTGACACACCTTCGCGATCTAGACTGACCTTTGGACAATCGAGGATTGAATTCGTAATAAACCACCCTAGGGCATTCTCCCACGTCCCAGCAGGGGTAGAAGGCTGTCGGCGGGAATGAATGGGGAACACAGCACGCACTGGCGCCATCGCCGCCACTGCCAACCCCAACATCGAACAGTTCCGTGTGGCCGCGACATCCTCAAAGCGAGCTAACTCTTGGGCATCCAACACTTCGATGACGTCCACTACCTGATCTCGAGGCTGGGATATATCTCCCAGATCGCCGGGAAACACAGGCATGTGCCCGCTTTTCAGATGCTCATGCCACTTCTCGACAACATGCCTCGGTGCCTCGTTGCGATCTAGAAGCTGCTGAGAATGTTCGCCGAAGCTCAACGTGGGCTCCAGGGCCACGGCCGGGTCATTGCCACGTACTATCGCATCAAGCAACGTCGTGAAGTCTCGAATAGTGAGAAGTAGAGACCAGGCGTCTGAGTGAGAGTGATCGAAGCCGAGCACGATTGTCGCGTCCTCCACATAATCGACACCCGGCTTGCCACCGCCAGTAACTGTTTCGCTATCCAATCGGCCATGAGGGCTATCGTGAACAACCACACATAATTGATGCGATGGGCTCGCGAAGGGATTACACTGCTGGTCGAAAATATCTCGGAGGATCAGCCGCGGATCTGACGCTTCGGAGCAGTTGTCGGCACAAGTACCCTTTTCCAGGCGCCATGTTCCTGGATACACATTGACCACGTGCAGCAGCGGATTGTTCGGATCAACCACCACTGTCCGCAACGTGCCGTGCTGAGTGATCAAGTGATGGTACGCGGTAGAAATCTGCGCCAGGGTCGCTGTTCGGGGGAGTCGAAAACTGACCGCCATCCAGCTTCCAGCGCGAGGACCCCGCGCACAGTGTTGCCGCTGGTCAAAACTGATCGGCGGCGATGTTATTCCCGTCCTTGCTTGCGTTTTCACTCCATAGGCGTACACGCTGCCTGGACGCAGGTGCATGGTATTAATCGTGGTTAGTCGCATAATGGAGACACTAGGTAGGAAATGTTTCAGGGAAGGGTCAGGCGCGTTGACATTATCGAAACTCACCGTGGGGAAGTGGCGTATCGCCTATGATCTTTTTTCCGACGCCGGCCTCCACCCCCAACACTCTCACTCCCTTGATCGGCCTCGGGTGGTGCAGCTTCATGGGCTCACCAGTTCCATGCAGCGCGATCAGGTGTTGGGCTTGAACTTTCTGTCCTCTCTGGGGGAGTTCGAAGGACTGCGCTTTGATGCGCCGGGTCACGGGCAAACCCGCCTTGTTAATGGGGCCGAGGCCGTTGAGGATGACTTTGTGTGGGGCGCTTTAGCCGAGACGCTGCATGGGGTGTTGGGACAGGTATGGCCTGAATGTATCGACAAGAATGCGGGCAGTTTTGCCCCTTTGGTGGGCATTGGCCAATCAATGGGGTGTGCGACCTTGTTGACAGCCCAGGTTCGCTATCCAGGTCTTTTCGACAAGCTCATTCTAGGTATTCCGCCCACGATCTGGTCCACCCGGAGCGAGCGGGCGCACGGATATGAGCTTTCAGCCGCGTATGTGGAGGAGCATGGCCTGGAGGCCTATTCCGAGTACACACGTCAGGAAACTCTTCCTCCAGCAGTACGTCCTGATCGGCCGCACACGGCTCCCGATGTTCTGGAATCGATGCTTCCCATTGTTTACCGCGGGGCCGCCCGCGCGAACCTTCCGCCTCAAGAAGATATTGCGGGTATTGAGTGCCCCGTGCTGATTCTTGGGTGGGTAGGGGATGCTGGCCACCCTGTGGAGAGCGCGGAAACGTTAGCGGAGGTGCTGCCGCATGCGCAGATGCATATTGCTCGCACGCCGGAGGACGTGGATGCGTGGCCTCAGTTGATGAGGGACTTCATAAGATAGCGGATTAGCTGGGCCGGTTAAAGCGCTCTTGGCGACCTGCCTTGTGCAGGTTGAACCACTCTCGAAAGCCCTTAACGTCCCTATTTTGCACCAAGAAGAACCACGCAAAGCGGGCATATTCTTGGGGAAGTAGCCGGCGCATTCCCGGCTGGTTCATGATGTAGCCGCGATTGCGGTACGTGAAGTATCGTTTGAAATCACTATCGGGATATTGCGTGTGCATCTTCCCACCCAGAATGGGCTTAAACTCGTCGCTGCCGTCCGGGTGCAGATACGCCGTGGTCAGGCACGTTCCGAATGCCAAGCCGCTGCGCACTAGGCGGCGGTGATACTCCACTTCGTCACCGCGGATAAACAGGCGATAATCCGGCACGCCGATGATCTCCATCGCCCGTGCGCTGATTAATGCGCCATTAAAGAGGCTGGCGATTCCAGGCAGGAAGTCACCGTCTAATTCATCCCGACGCCTACGCCACACCACTCCCTGTCGCAGGGGGAACGCCAGCTTGTCTGGGTCGTCGATATTGCAGACCACCGGGCTGATCTCATCTAGCCCCTCCTTGGCGGCAACTGCTTGGAGGGTTGCCAACACATGGGGGCCTTCGGGCCGACCATCGTCATCGGCGCACCATACAGCGTCCGCGCCCAGTCGCAACGCGGTTAAGAAGCCTAAAGCGAAACCGCCTGCGCCGCCTAAGTTCGTCGCGGAGCCCACGTAGTGGGCGCGTTCCCCCGCAACTTCTGTCACCAGTGCCTCGACCGCAGGATCGTTGCCGTTATCCACTACGATGATGTGCTGGACATGTGCCCCTTCCTGATTCGCTACTTGAGTCAGGGAGGCTCGCAGAAGGTCCACTCGGTTGTGGGTGACAATAACTGCGGCAACTGTATCGGTGGTGCGAAGACTCATGGCTTCTAGTGTGCCATGTCGCCACCCTTACTGCGCGCATACTCCGCCAGTTCATGCTGTGTGACACGGGGGAAGTGTCTGGCTTTCTGGTCAATCAGGCTGCGTTTGCATGGTTTGAGAAGCTCATGAACTTTAATTTTGGAAAATCCTGTGCGCAACCTGTGTGCTGTCTGTTAGCATGGCGTCTATGTAGTACTTCTATACTAACCACTGAGGAGTGTGGGTAGGTCATGCAGGTAAAACGTTCATGTTTAGCGCTATTGACGAGTGTGGTCGCGGTGATGGGGCTCGTGCCTACTGTTGCTGCTGACGAGGGGAAGCACGCGGCCGGGGTCACTAATCCTTTTGCAGATGTGGTTGCCCCGGGTCGTGAGGGTTTGGTTCCTGGTGAGGCTGGTTTTGGGGATAATGTGATTGATAATCATGCTGGTGCGGGGTGGGTTCCTACTGCTGATCCGAAGGCTCGGGTTGTGGTCGGTGGGATGCGTTCTGATCGGGAGGAGATTCCTGGGGGTTTTTCGAAGGAGCAGGCGGATCGGGCTGAGGTGCAAGAGGCTGCTGAGAGGCAGGGTGTGGGTTTTCGTGGGGTGGGGCAGGATTGTCGGACGTATTGGCCAAGTCCTTATAAGGTCTGTGGTGCAATTCGGGAGAAGTATGATCAGTTGGGTGGGCCGCAGAGTTTTTTGACGTGGCCGAAGTCGGATGAGTTGGGTGTTCCGGATGGTGTGGGGCGTCGGAGTGAGTTTGTGAAT encodes:
- a CDS encoding alpha/beta fold hydrolase, with amino-acid sequence MTLSKLTVGKWRIAYDLFSDAGLHPQHSHSLDRPRVVQLHGLTSSMQRDQVLGLNFLSSLGEFEGLRFDAPGHGQTRLVNGAEAVEDDFVWGALAETLHGVLGQVWPECIDKNAGSFAPLVGIGQSMGCATLLTAQVRYPGLFDKLILGIPPTIWSTRSERAHGYELSAAYVEEHGLEAYSEYTRQETLPPAVRPDRPHTAPDVLESMLPIVYRGAARANLPPQEDIAGIECPVLILGWVGDAGHPVESAETLAEVLPHAQMHIARTPEDVDAWPQLMRDFIR
- a CDS encoding glycosyltransferase, with protein sequence MSLRTTDTVAAVIVTHNRVDLLRASLTQVANQEGAHVQHIIVVDNGNDPAVEALVTEVAGERAHYVGSATNLGGAGGFALGFLTALRLGADAVWCADDDGRPEGPHVLATLQAVAAKEGLDEISPVVCNIDDPDKLAFPLRQGVVWRRRRDELDGDFLPGIASLFNGALISARAMEIIGVPDYRLFIRGDEVEYHRRLVRSGLAFGTCLTTAYLHPDGSDEFKPILGGKMHTQYPDSDFKRYFTYRNRGYIMNQPGMRRLLPQEYARFAWFFLVQNRDVKGFREWFNLHKAGRQERFNRPS